From bacterium, the proteins below share one genomic window:
- a CDS encoding transposase, translated as MVSEVTKTKLLRISPTRNQKKIFKNWTDCSRYVFNRTIDYIRSCIGWTPTWMDIKKDMLKQLPPWCTSVPFQIKGIAIKEACNAFWKAKGHPAFRTRKNPEQSCFIPNSALSIKGIYPRISGKGLCFQESLPDNNRDSRLIWRYEKWWVAVSYKEKLSIGESQSKIVSLDPGIRSFITFYSPDYSGHLGKGDFSRIQRLCFHLDNLISKRDLQKNKQKRRSLTKASRRIRAKIKNLITELHHKTAKFLTDNFDVILLPTFETKQMTGKAGRNLRKKSVRSMLTFSHYKFKQFLKWKAFQTGKLVVDCNEAYTSKTHPQTGEIRNIGSAKWIKLLDGSRACRDEVGARNILLRALVDPPAGLPCAVNFS; from the coding sequence ATGGTCTCAGAAGTTACAAAAACAAAATTGCTAAGGATTTCGCCGACAAGAAATCAAAAGAAGATATTCAAAAATTGGACTGATTGCAGCAGATATGTGTTCAACCGAACTATTGATTATATCAGATCGTGTATAGGCTGGACACCGACATGGATGGATATTAAAAAAGATATGTTAAAACAGTTGCCACCATGGTGTACCTCCGTTCCTTTTCAGATTAAAGGCATCGCTATTAAAGAAGCCTGTAATGCTTTCTGGAAAGCTAAGGGTCATCCTGCTTTCAGAACAAGGAAAAATCCTGAGCAAAGTTGTTTTATTCCAAACTCTGCATTGAGCATTAAGGGCATTTATCCAAGAATATCGGGTAAGGGTTTATGTTTTCAAGAAAGTTTACCAGATAACAACAGAGATTCCCGTTTAATTTGGCGTTATGAAAAGTGGTGGGTGGCTGTTTCTTACAAAGAAAAACTATCTATAGGAGAGAGCCAATCCAAAATAGTTTCCCTTGACCCAGGAATACGGTCATTCATCACTTTTTACTCTCCAGATTATAGTGGACATCTTGGCAAAGGGGATTTTAGTCGGATTCAACGTTTATGTTTTCATCTGGATAATCTTATTTCTAAAAGGGACTTGCAGAAGAATAAACAAAAACGCAGATCTCTTACGAAAGCATCACGCAGAATAAGGGCTAAAATCAAAAATTTAATAACTGAATTGCACCATAAAACAGCTAAATTTCTAACCGATAATTTTGATGTGATCTTGCTCCCTACTTTTGAAACAAAACAAATGACAGGCAAGGCAGGACGAAATCTTCGCAAAAAAAGTGTTCGATCTATGCTTACTTTTTCACATTATAAGTTTAAGCAATTCTTAAAATGGAAAGCTTTTCAAACTGGAAAATTAGTTGTTGATTGTAATGAAGCATACACCAGTAAAACACATCCACAAACAGGCGAAATTAGGAATATTGGATCCGCCAAGTGGATTAAGTTATTGGATGGGTCAAGGGCATGTCGGGACGAAGTAGGCGCTCGTAATATTCTTTTGCGAGCTTTGGTAGATCCGCCCGCAGGATTGCCCTGCGCAGTTAACTTTAGTTAA